CAGTAACGGTCCAGGTCTTATCAGCATTTTGTTTTAAGTCACGCACTTCGGTAGACAGTTGCAGTTGGAAATTGTCTTTAGTCTGCAAACCTGCCACTAGTTGGCGAGTGATTTCACCGTAGTTCACATCAGTACCGATGACTGAGCGAGTTGCCGCTACCTTTTGCTTAGGATCGCGACCTTCCATAATTAACGGTGCCCACTTACGGATCTGCTCATGATCTTCTGAGTAATCCATGCTCTGAAACAGCGTGTTCTTTTGCAGTTCAGCATAACGGGCGCGGAGAAAGTTGACGTTAGTATCACCCCAGACAAAGCTCATGTGGTTTACGCTGCGGATGAAAGATTCAGGATCATGCATCACACCATTGGCGACCTGATAAGCCCAGAATTGGCGACTGATCTGAAACGCTTCGTTGACCTTAATGGCTTTGCTTACGTTGATACTGCCATCTGGCATTTGTGGTGTGTAGTTCAGTTCCATCAACGCTGAATGGCCCGTGCCGGCGTTGTTCCAGCCGTTGGAGCTTTCTTTGGCGACACCGTCCAAGCGCTCGACCATGGTGATATTCCACTCTGGTTCCAGCTCCTGCAGGTATGTGCCCAGCGTTGCGCTCATAATGCCACCACCGATCAGTAGCACATCAACAGGTTTATCCTGCGTCTGTGCGCTGACTGGCAGATTAAAAGTTAAGCTCACCAGTGAGGCAAGCAGAATGACAGCAATCTTTCTCATGGATATTTAGCTCTGTGATTGTGAGTTGGAGCAAAAGAGAGACACTACTCATGGATCAGGTATCTCCCCAAAATCCCCGATAGGGACAGACTAGTTATGGCTGTGAGTGTGATACACATACCAAACATTGAAAAAACGTGCGTAAGTTAACAGTTTTTAATGGTGGCTTATAGGTTTCGATACTAATGAAACTTAAGGCCGTTAAGTCAGTGAGTTTAATGGCGTAAAGCATTAAGACGCAGGTGGTTATGCGGGACTTTTATACGAAAAACAGCTGCAAAAAAATGAAATCAACGGCTAAATAATCAGGTAAGCATAAGTGCTGACGAGGATGGCAAAGAGTTGCTGGTCAGTACCAGCAACTCTTACATAGGCTAGAGTGCGATATCTGCCATGTTGTTCGCAGGCAGCATAAAGCTATGGTCTGGCTCAGGGATATTGATCACTGAACACGGTGCCTGTCGACGTAACTGCAACAGTTGGCTGGTGTATGCCAGTTCGTGCTCTATGGCTTCGATATCACCGTCCAGACGTTTGCCATAGGAGGGAATAATCTGTTGCAGTTTGCTTTGCCATTCAAGGCTGGCAACGCGCTCTGGAAAAACTTTTTTCAAGAGTTGCAACATAATTGGGGCCGCAGTGGAGGCACCGGGCGATGCCCCCAGCAGCGCTGCAATTGTGCCAAGTTCATCGCTGACGACTTCGGTCCCCAGGCGTAAAACACCGCCTTTGTGCGGGTCACGTTTAATGATCTGTACCCGTTGCCCGGCAGTCCACAATTTCCAGTCAGCTTTTACTGCATCGGGATAGTATTGCTTAAGTGCTTCGTAACGATCATCTTCGGACAAACGGACTTGGTTGATGAGATATTTTACCAGATCGAAATTGTCTAATCCGACCCGGATCATCGGCATCAGGTTAGATTTATTAGTAGATTTCAATAGATCCAGCAACGAACCGTTTTTGAGAAAGCGTGTAGAGAAGGTGGCAAAAGGCCCAAACAGCAACACTTTTTTACCTTCCAATACTCGGGTATCAAGATGGGGTACCGACATTGGCGGCGCGCCCACTTCCGCACGGCCATAAACCTTGGCCGAATGCAGTTTTACCACGTCTTCGTTTTCAGTCACTAAAAATTGACCACCGACAGGGAAACCTGCGTAGTCTTTGGCCTGCGGAATGCCTGATTTCTGCAGTAAACGTAAAGCGGCGCCGCCAGCGCCAATAAACACAAAGCGGGCGCGAATTTTACGTTTGTTGGCGTGGTCTTTGGTGTCTGCAACTGTGACCGTCCAGCTGTTATCACTGTTACGTTGCAAATCGCGCACTTCAGTATTCAGCTGTAGATCGAAATTCGGTTTCTTCTGCAATGAGGCAATTAACTGACGTGTGATTTCACCAAAGTTAACATCCGTGCCGTTATCAGTGCGGGTTGCCGCAACTTTCTGACTGGGATCCCTGCCGTGCATAACCAAGGGTGCCCATTTACGGATCTGCTCATGATCCTCAGAGTACTCCATTCCTGAAAATAAAGTACTGGACTGCAGTGCCTGGTAGCGGGCACGCAAGAAATTCACATTCGTGTCTCCCCAGACGAAGCTGATATGCGCTTCACTGTTGATGAACGTATGCGGCTTCTGCAGCACATTCTGGCTTACTTGATAGGCCCAAAACTGACGAGATATCTGAAAGGCTTCGTTGATATCGATAGCTTTCTGGATATTGACAGTACCATCAGCTTGCTGCGGTGTGTAATTCAGTTCCATCAGAGCCGAGTGACCGGTACCAGCATTATTCCAGCCATTGGAACTTTCTTTTGCAACGCCATCAAGGCGCTCAATCATGGTCATTGACCAATTAGGTTCCAGAGTCTGCAGAAAGGTACCCAGGGTGGCACTCATGATGCCGCCGCCGATTAGTAATACATCGACGGGGGTCTCCTCAGTGGCATTAGCCTTGGAGGGGGCTCCGGAACTTACCAAAGGGGTAAGTAGCATTACGGCGATCTATCTCATACTTCCAAGAATAGGTGGCAGGATTCTTTACCTTTCGAAACTTTCTGTCAAGATGCCGAAAAACCAGATAACTCTATAGAGTTACACAGAAAAACATGCTAACTGATGCGCAAATTTTTGGGAAAAAAACGATGTTCAGCATGAAAAAAAGTCGCTTGAAACGATGCTGTCGTTTGCCATGTTTATGCGTTATCTGTGCATCTTAATTTGCGGAAATACACTAACTTAATAGGTGATATAGATCACTTTTTTATCGACTTGTTAGCGCTATGTCGTATTAGAAAGTTGATGCTTTTATGGACTTTGTTGTTCAGAACACGATCTCGCTTAATTGTTCGGTTTTTGGTCTATTGGTAATACCAAGAAATTTACATTTCTTTACAAATTTATTGCTGAAAAATTGGCAGCTTCGCTGTTGCCTGTTCTTAATTCACTTAGGATGAATGTAAGGTCATCTTGACCCACAGGGAAGTCGTCTTATGTAATGGGTAGCTAAATCGTTGACAATAGCAGTGTTGGTCGTGGCAGTGATGTTGTCATTGCATCGATATGACACGCCACTGACAACTAAACATCAAACCGATAAGCAGCTAGCGTCTGCCTTGCAGCGTCAACGGGCACTATATCAGCAGCTTATTGGCATGTTCCGCGAGGACAGCCCTTTATCATCAATAAATCCGCAATTTATGGAACCTGATGCGGCAGTCAATGTATCGCGTTGGCAGCAGTATCGTCAGCTATTTACCCTGTTGTCATTAGATGGGGGAATGCGTGAATGGGGACGGGGCGGGGTCATGTTTATCCAGTCGGTGATGACCATCGCCGGCACTACCAGCACCAAGGGGTATGTATATCGTCCGCAAAATCCATTACCCCAATACGCCGACTTAGATAAAGCGGCGGTAGACCTTCCCGATAATACCGTTGCCTATCATAAAGTCGATGAAAATTGGTATCTGTTTTATCTGAAAAGCCATTAGCCTGTTGCTAAATGAGTTAAGTTTTTGAGTTGCCAATTATGTTAATGGTAAAGAGAACATACCATTTTATCCAAAGTGGTATCGGTTAAAGCCGCCAAGGAGCGCATGATGAAAACATCAAACACGCAAACAATCGCAGGATATCGTGTAACCGAAACCTTAGGGGTGGTAACGGGTAATGTGGTGCGTAGTAAGCACATCGGTCGCGACATTATGGCCGGATTGAAGACCCTCATTGGTGGTGAGATCGTCGGTTATACTGAAATGCTGGCAGAGGCGCGTGAGGAGGCGATGTTGCGCATGTTGGCTCAAGCTGAGAATTTACACGCTGACGCTGTGGTGAATGTGCGTTTTACCACCAGTGCCATCGCACAGGGGATGTCTGAAATGATGGCTTATGGCACGGCAGTAAAACTCGGTATTGAGGGCTGAACTAGTGGTTAGTGCGGTGGACTGGCATTACTTTCTATACTGGCGTTTTGCGCGATAATAATGTGCCGCCAGCATCTTTCGGTAATGTTAGAAAGTCAATCATGGCTAACATCGATAAACCACAGATAAACCATAGTGCTACCCGGAAATCTGCCGCGGTAGCCACGCTACTGCTACTGCCATGTATCATCGCGGCGATCGCTAGCGCTAACGCGCCCACAGCAATGCCTGTGCCGATATTCATCTGCACTAATATCGCTTGTAATGTATTGGCATCACGCATTTTCGCGTTCGGGACATCGGCAAATCCGAGGGTGTTTATGGCGGTAAAGTGCATCGAACGGTTCATGCCGCTGATAAATAGCACTACTGTCATTAACCATTCTGGCGTTGCTTTCGTGAACATGGCCATTGCTGCAAAACCCGCGGACACCAACAGTCCGTTGACGAGCAGTACCTTCTTAAAACCATAACGATTGAGGATCCACGTCGTAAAGGTTTTCATGCACAAGTTGCCGGCAAACAACCACAATAGCAGCGTGCCTGCTTTCACTGCACTGAATCCAAATCCTAGCTGAAACATCAGCGGCAGCAAAAAAGGGGCAGAGGCAATCGCTATTCTGAACACTGACCCACCAATTACTGATATGCGAAACGTGGCAATTTGCAATGGGTCAAGATTAAACAGCGGGTTCTGGCAATGCCGTAGGTAATAGGTGGTTACCGCCAGCAGTAAAATCCCCGCGATTAATAGCATCATTGACAGCTGGCTGCTGACATCATTACGGCTACAGGCTTCTATACCAGCCATAAACATACCAAATCCACTACCGCTTAAAATAAAGCCCCATGTATCAAAGGCCATCGGATGATTTTCGAGTGTGGGTATTAAACGCCAAGAGGCGACCAGCGCTATCAATCCGAGCGGTAAATTTAATAGAAAGATCCAATGCCAGCTCCAGTGAGTGGCAATCCAACCTCCCAGCACGGGTCCTAATAATGGTGCCACCAGAGCTGGCCAAGTGAGTATGGCAATGGCATGGACCATACGCTGCTTAGGCATATCCCTGAGAACCACCAAGCGTCCTACCGGGACCATCATAGCGCCGCCAATCCCCTGCAAAATTCTTGCAAGCGTAAATTGCCCCAGGTTATGGCTGGCCGCACATAGTATTGATGCCAGGGTAAAGATACTGATTGCCAACATAAAAATACGTCTGGCACCGAAACGATCTGCTGCCCAACCACTCACAGGGATAAAGATTGTCAACGCTACCAGATACGCTGACACACCCACTGAAAGATGGGCAGCAGCAGCGCCAAAATCTCTTGCAATAGCAGGAAGTGCGGTAGTGATTACCGTGGCGTCCAGCATCTCCATAAACATAGTGCCGGCCACCAGTAAGGCGGTGGCCGTCCGTCGATCACACATGAACAAAGTTAATTACCTGCGACTGTCAATTGACTTAACTCTGCTGGTGATAACGGTAATGCCATTGCTTTGGCAAAACTCTTGACGTGGCTGGTTTTGGTGGCACTGGCAATCGGTGCGGTTACGCCATCAGCGGCAATCAACCAGGCCAGAGCGACTTCTGCAGGGGTTGCACCATGCTGTGCTGACACCTCATCCAATGTGGTCAGAATACGCGAACCTTTTTCATTTAAATATTTGCTAATGCCGCTGCCGCGAGCACTTTTACCTAAGTCAGCTGCGCTACGATATTTTCCAGACAAAAAGCCAGATGCCAAACTGTAATAGGTCACCACACCAATATTTTCGCGCATACATAAGGCTTGCAACGGCCCTTCGAAACTGCCGCGGTCATACAGATTATATTCGGGCTGTAACACTTGATAGCTGGGCAGATGTTGCGCTTTTGCAATATCCAAGGAAGCCTGCAGCTGATCTGCATTAAGGTTAGATGCACCCACTGAACGAATTTTTCCAGCTTTAAGCAGTTTATCGTAAGCTCCAAGCGTTTCAGCATAACCGACTGTCGGGTCTGGCCAGTGGGAGAAATACAGGTCAATGTAATCTGTTTGTAGACGCTTAAGTGAATCTTCAACCGCCTTAACAATCCAGGTAGCTGACAGACCTTTGTGGCCTGGATGTCCCATATCAGAGCCAACTTTGGTGAAAATTTTCAGTTTATCGCGCATCCCCGGATGAGCTTTCAGCCAACGACCAATGATAGTTTCTGACTCGCCACCTTGGTTATTGGGGGCCCAGGCAGAATAAACGTCTGCGGTGTCGATCGCATCAAAACCTGCGTCTACGAAAGCATCAAGAATCGCAATGCTGGTCTTTTCATCTATGGTCCAGCCAAATACGTTACCGCCAAACACCAGCGGCACAATATTGATTCCGGTAGCACCTAAAGCCACTTTTTTCATCATTTATCTCCTTAACTCGATGAGTTGGAGCGGTTCTGGATAACATGTCCGCGAGAAACTCAATAATCAGACTGATCGACATCTCATTAATGGCCATACCACAATGAAATCTGGTCTGTCTTATTAGGAGCCTACTTCAATCGCATCTCAGTGACGGCTCAGACACGTCTGCAGCGCTTTAAGTCGACGCTGGGCGAGCGATTTGTCTTGGGTTATTGTCATACGCTAAACAATGTCATCGACAACACCACCATCCACACGTAATGCCGCGCCACAGGTGGCTGAGGCTAAGGTCGAGCAAACGTATACCACCATATTGGCAACTTCTTCAACGCTGGCAGCCCGTTGAATGATGGAACTGGGTCGATGAGCCATAACAAACTCTGTGGCAAGTGTGTCTATGGACTTTCCAGTTCGGGCCACTTCTTCTGCCATCATGTGTTCGAAACCATCAGAAATGGTGGGGCCAGGAAGCACACTGTTTACTGTGACGCCGCTGCCTGCTACCCGTTTTGCCAGTCCCCGAGCTAGCGCGAGCTGAGCGGTTTTTGACACCCCATAATGCACCATATCGGCAGGGATATTGAGAGCGGATTCTGAAGAGATAAATACCACCCGGCCCCAACCTTGTTGTTGCATAGTTGGCAGATAAGCCCGAGACAAACGTACTCCGGACATCACATTGGTTTGCCAATATTGCTCCCAGGTAGCATCATTGGTTTCAAAGAAATCGTCTGGCCCATAAATCCCGGCGTTGTTAACCAGAATGTCGACCTTGGGCACCTTGTTCACTAATTTTTCGCAGCCATCAGCGGTCGCAAGGTCAGCCGCGACTATTTTAATTTGTGCATTGGGATAGCTTTTTAGCAGGGTATTGCGGGCGGCATTCAAGGTGGCGTCACTGCGACCATTAAGAACAACGGCTGCGCCAGATCCCGCCAACCCTTTGGCAATCGCAAAACCTATACCACTGCTGGAGGCTGTCACCAACGCAGATTTTCCTTCTAATCGGATCTCCATCTTTTATTCCTCTACGTTTATCTGATTATGGTCATTGTAGTTTTGCTACTCACTTGATTAAATGGACACAATCTGAATTCATACTTTCCTAAAGGTTAATAATGGATGGATTAGATGATTTACCAGCACTTAGAGTGTTTGAACGAGTAGTAAGTTTAGGCAGTTTAACTGCGGCGGCGGCAGCGCTGGGATTATCGTTGGCGGCCACCTCAAAGCGGCTGACGAATCTCGAAAAGCGTAGTGGGCTGCAACTGGTGCATCGCAGTACCCGCCGACTTTCAGTAACCCCGGAAGGACAAACGTTATATCAGTACGCAAAACGCATTCTGACTGAGTTACAACAGGCACAGGAAGCCTTGTTAGAACAACAACAGCTTATCTCTGGTAGCCTGCGGATCACTGCCCCCAACAGCTTCGGTCATCGGCATTTGCTACCTTTGATGGGAGAATTTAGTCAAAGCTATCCGCACATTATGTTGCAGCTGGTATTGAGTGATGATGTGAAAGATATGCTGGCAGAACGTTTGGATATCGCGGTGCGCTATGGGACTTTGCCGGATTCGCGCCTGGTTGCCAGAAGGTTGCTCTCGAACAGCCGAATCCTCTGCGCATCCCCTGAGTATGTCAGACAGTTTGGCGTACCCGAAACCCTGGCAGAATTAGTGCAACATCGTTGCATAGTCATTGGTACCCACCGCGACACTGAATGGCGTTTTAATGCTGGTAGTGTTCATGTTTCTGGACATATTTTATGTAACGATGGCGAAGCATGTCATGCGCTGGCACTCAGAGGGTTAGGCATCGTCATGAAGTCATATTGGGATGTCGCGGATGATTTACGCACTGGCCATTTGTTACAACTTTTGCCGCAACTGGCGGTTGCTGACGCGCCGATTAGCCTTGTTTATCCTCGAAGTCAGGATCTGGCACCGCGAGTGAAAGTTTTTATGGATTTTATACAGGAGGCCATGGCTCGGTTAGAGTCTCGTGTAAAGTCGCCCGCAGTATCAACAATCTAAGTCGCCTATTTAAAGCCCTATTTGGCAAAATCTTTACTGCAAAAATTAAGTCACGGATATATCTTGTTACCCAGAAAAATTGATACCAAGAAAGTTGGGGATAGCGGAAGTCACAGTGTAATACAGGCGACCGTATGAAACGTAGAAAATACTCAGTAAATAGCATATGTCAAAAATGATTGATTTTAATGAGTTTTTTCTAATGTCTTTAGGAGCAAAATTTATTTTATGGACACATAATATAAACTGCATGTAAGTATAATTAATTAAATTTTGCTGCTAAATTCAAAAATACATTTATTTTTATGAGATAATTAATCCCGCAAAAAATTTATTTATAAAATTTTTTACAGCGATTTTTTCTTTTATAATTTTGAAATTTAATCAAGCATTAAATATTTTTTTTGATATTGAATAAAAATGCTGTAGTGCAATGTAGTAACTACTGATTTTTACTCTATAAAATTCGCTATCTACATTTTTATTAATTGATTTTAATGAATATTTCAACATGACTTCTCTTTTTTGATTACTGGTCTGCACCTGTTTTAAATTCTGCTTATATAATAACCTTTCGCAAAAATGACATAATTAATATCATTATTTGAAATGAATGAAAATTTATCTCAATGGCGACTAAAATCCTAGATCTTCAACTTGTTCGGGAGTAAGGTAAGAACCGTTTTTTAATGATTTCGAAGGTGATGAAATCATTCTCCGTGAAATACGGAGATGTATCAGGAGGTTTTATATATGAGCTATGCAACAGTTAACCCTTATACTGGTGAACTAGTTAAAAAATTCCCAGACGCAACAGATGAACAGGTTGAGCAGGCACTGACTGATGCTCATACCGCGTTTTTGAACTGGCGTGAAACATCATTTGCCCATCGCGGTGAGATCCTGCAGCGTGCTGCTAAAATTTTGCGTGATAATAAACGTAAGTATGCAGAAGTACTGACCTTAGAAATGGGTAAAGTCATCGGCGAAGCCGAGGCTGAAGTGGAGCTGTCTGCCCAGATCCTCGAATATTATGTGAAATATGCTGAAAAGCTGCTGGCTCCGGAAAAATTACCAGTGGCGGACCCAGCAGAAGGTAATGCAACTTTGGTGCATGAACCTCTGGGTACCATTCTGGCTATCGAACCTTGGAACTTCCCTTATTACCAGATCGCCCGTATCTTGGCGCCTCAATTGTCTGCCGGTAATACGGTCATTCTGAAACACGCTTCAAATGTACCTCAGGCCGCCGCAGCGTTTGAAAGTCTGATGCGAGATGCTGGCTTACCTCATGGAGCCTTCCAAAATCTCTACGCTACCCGTTCTCAGATTGAAAAAATTATCAATGATCCACGTGTACATGGTGTGGCATTGACTGGATCTGAAGGTGCTGGTGCAATAGTTGCTGCGCAGGCCGGTAAAGCAATGAAAAAATCCACTCTGGAACTGGGCGGTGCTGATGCGTTCGTCGTTCTGGAAGATGCCGATATGCCAAAAACCGTTAAATGGGCCGTGTTTGGTCGTCATTGGAATGGTGGTCAAGTGTGCGTATCGTCTAAGCGAATGATTATCGTAAATAAAGTATATGATCAGTTCTTGAGTCAATATACTGAAGGCGTAGCCGGTTTGAAGGCGGGTGATCCGATGGACCCAACAACAACACTGGCACCTTTGTCCTCCCAGTCTGCTGCCGATGAAGTGAAAGAAAAAATTCGTCAGGCAGTCGCTCAGGGGGCAACCGCAACAGAGGTCGGCCCTAAAGTGCCAGAATCCGGAGCATTTGTGCAGCCCACCATTCTGACTAACGTAACTCCCGATAACCCAGCGTTCTACTGGGAGTTCTTCGGCCCTGTATCAATGATCCTGCGCGCTAAAGATGAAGATGATGCAGTGCGCATCGCCAATGATTCACCATTTGGTTTGGGCGGTTCAGTCTTTACCTCCGATCTGAAACGTGGTGAAAAGGTTGCCCATCGTATCTCTACTGGTATGGTATTTGTGAATCACCCAACCATGGTGAAAGCTGATTTACCGTTCGGTGGTATTCGTAATTCAGGTTATGGTCGTGAATTGTTAGGACTGGGTCTGAAAGAGTTCGTGAACCATAAATTGGTAGATGTAGTCGATATCGACGCCCCATTCTAGTGATGGACGATATTGCAGAAGGGTGGCTAAAGGCCACCCTTTTTTATGCTAGTTGTTGTTACAAAATCGATTATCGGCCGTGGCTATTTTCTTGGCATTTTCAAACCAGCCGAAACGTGCACCTGCGCGTTGATCAAATTCACCTACGTACGGTTTGATATCCAGTACTGGCGTGCCATCTAAAAGATCCAAATTACGAATGTGCAATATGTTGTTGTCAATGGACAATAGCTCAACCACAGACAGGCCAATAGGGTTTGGACGACGCGGTGAACGGGTGGCAAACAGTCCTCGCTGATTGTCATCAAGGTACGGCGTTACCTTCATCTGGAAACCGTTACATTGATGCAAGTGACACAACAGCACGATATGAGAAAATCCTTGCAGGTCTTCCAGTCCTTCGAGGAACTGAGGTAAAAGTTCGATATGTCCTTCTGCATTATTAGCGCGAGAAGGTTGCACTGGGGTGCCAGCTTGCTGAAGAAATGGGCTATGAATGATGCCTATGGGAGAATACTCAATTTTCATCCGAAAAATCCTAATGGTGGCGCGGAGAAGCTAAACGTCATCATCATGGTAATTTTTCTCCGGAACAACCGACTACATCACAAGTTATCAGGAATCATCAGTCTAATGCGAGCCATAGGCCCACAGCTATCATTAATGCCCCTGATACTCGATTCATCCAACGGATATTGTTACCGCGACTGAGAAACAGACGTAACCCTTTACCGCCGCTGGCATAGGCCATTAAACAACCAAATTCGGTGAGCATAATAATACCCACCAATGCACTTAGTTGCGGTGCTATTGCCGCATTAGCATCAATAAACGGGGGTAATAGCGAGATCATAAATGCCCAACCCTTGGGATTGGCAATGGCCGTTATAAATCCTTGAGACATTAATGCATACGGGTGCACATTTGGTAGTGTGTTGTTGTCAGCTAAATGCGCTTTTGCGCGCCACATATTGAACCCGAGCCAGATAAGATAGGCGCCGCCAAGGTATTTTAATCCTTGGAATAACTGAGGATGTTGTAACATCAATGCCGCTACTCCGAGTGCAGAGGCAACTGCAACTAAAGCGACACCTGTTAATTCTCCCAACATCATCCAAAGCGTTCGGCGAACACCTATACTCATTCCCAGTGTCATGGCCAGCGTCATGCACATGCCAGGTGTAGCTGAAACCAGAAAAAAAGTCGGAATAAATGCTGCCAGCAGTGAGTAATTTTGCATCTGCAATCGTTGTGAAAACCAAAAGAGCCACTAGTCTAAACTGGTCAGTAGTGGAAACAAGTGCTTTCAGCTTTTGTGGGGCGGGGATTGATGCATTAGCAATTATTAATGAAGATTTTAGCTGAACACGTAAATTCATCATTGTGTGTTGTGACATTTTATGTCATAACACACACGAATTTAATGCAGGACAGCGCTTATTGAACCGCTGGTCGGACAAACATGAGGGACGATAGATGAGCAAACGTTGCCATGAGGTAGATTACGAAATCCTTGGCGAAAGTATGCAGCTGGTTGAAGTCGAGCTGGACCCCGGGGAGACTGTTATTGCTGAAGCTGGTGCTATGACATACATGGAAGAGGGCATTAGTTTTGAGGCTAGAATGGGCGATGGTTCTGCACCTGAATCGGGCTTTTTTGGCAAGCTGATGGGCGCAGGCAAACGCATGTTAACTGGCGAAAGTTTGTTTATGACCCATTTCACTAACCAGGGACATGGCAAAAAGCGAGTATCATTTGCGGCGCCGTATCCAGGTACAATTCTCGCAATCGATCTGGATGATGTGGGCGGGGAGCTGATTTTGCAAAAAGACAGCTTTCTTGCGGCGGCGCTAGGCACCCATGTCAGTATGAAGTTCAATAAAAAATTGGGGGCAGGGTTCTTCGGTGGTGAAGGATTTATTCTGCAAAGTCTTAAAGGTGATGGCATGGCATTCATTCATGCTGGTGGTACTTTGATTCGTAAGGAGTTACAGGGAGAAACATTACGAGTCGACACTGGCTGTCTGGTTGGCTTCACGCCAGGTATTGACTATGACATTCAGCGGGCCGGATCTTTGAAGTCGATGTTATTTGGTGGTGAAGGCTTATTTCTGGCCACGTTGCAGGGACACGGTACTGTATGGCTACAGAGCTTGCCATTTTCCCGTATGGCAGACCGTATTATTGCCCATGCGCCATCTATGGGAGGCTCTGACAGAGGTGAGGGGTCGGTACTTGGTGGTATTGGTCGGATGCTGGATGGCCGTTAACTGAAAAACCAAAGCACCGCATAGAGGCGGTGCTTTGGGTTAGCAAGATGCGGTTAATGAGCAAGAATATCGATTATCTGACGGGTCTTTTCCTGGAGCCTAAAGAGGGTTCCGTCAATATTAACCGTTATCAGTCCATTTTTATCTAGCGGTACTACCACTTTGGCGTGAC
This portion of the Shewanella yunxiaonensis genome encodes:
- the tsaA gene encoding tRNA (N6-threonylcarbamoyladenosine(37)-N6)-methyltransferase TrmO, yielding MKIEYSPIGIIHSPFLQQAGTPVQPSRANNAEGHIELLPQFLEGLEDLQGFSHIVLLCHLHQCNGFQMKVTPYLDDNQRGLFATRSPRRPNPIGLSVVELLSIDNNILHIRNLDLLDGTPVLDIKPYVGEFDQRAGARFGWFENAKKIATADNRFCNNN
- a CDS encoding LysE family translocator; this encodes MQNYSLLAAFIPTFFLVSATPGMCMTLAMTLGMSIGVRRTLWMMLGELTGVALVAVASALGVAALMLQHPQLFQGLKYLGGAYLIWLGFNMWRAKAHLADNNTLPNVHPYALMSQGFITAIANPKGWAFMISLLPPFIDANAAIAPQLSALVGIIMLTEFGCLMAYASGGKGLRLFLSRGNNIRWMNRVSGALMIAVGLWLALD
- a CDS encoding TIGR00266 family protein, with the protein product MSKRCHEVDYEILGESMQLVEVELDPGETVIAEAGAMTYMEEGISFEARMGDGSAPESGFFGKLMGAGKRMLTGESLFMTHFTNQGHGKKRVSFAAPYPGTILAIDLDDVGGELILQKDSFLAAALGTHVSMKFNKKLGAGFFGGEGFILQSLKGDGMAFIHAGGTLIRKELQGETLRVDTGCLVGFTPGIDYDIQRAGSLKSMLFGGEGLFLATLQGHGTVWLQSLPFSRMADRIIAHAPSMGGSDRGEGSVLGGIGRMLDGR